In the Harmonia axyridis chromosome 3, icHarAxyr1.1, whole genome shotgun sequence genome, one interval contains:
- the LOC123676718 gene encoding uncharacterized protein LOC123676718, producing the protein MDFTLLFFSLVSLFPLAQCGASLQIIKKVDETFIPLSSSDPRFCLVEEKVGEHFSLLCELVFPRNESGYDGHISWIKKSNRFNATVDFDQLMNSNLEDFYDTLAPSELNKAEKKFDPLKVSDNGSYICFTLKYKKYVNIDVMVRSDERMKIPMMFKEPKFCTDTMFKCVSNGLCVIPHYVCDGRADCKDGSDESFENCKGDPCKDKLKCDDGRCIPTAWCCDRNVDANCTVTNRPQCCQVPSESYGELEYGLPNLTAIQQSNANAKYLFISVCILSILFSLVLLLLILSKVMIFAKKTALQQRHCPPNVAYYHQGSARTGRDQSIAMCHIPYNFYSFRDNLRDASRNLPSDEADMGNPLLEIPGRNMDDRPPAYGELEQNNQYSEPPPPYTSQEVLNQERN; encoded by the exons ATGGATTTTACTCTTTTATTCTTTTCTTTAGTATCGTTATTTCCATTAGCACAAT GCGGAGCAAGTTTACAAATTATAAAAAAGGTGGATGAAACATTTATACCCTTATCTTCATCAGATCCCCGTTTTTGTCTCGTGGAGGAGAAGGTTGGGGAACATTTTTCTCTGCTTTGTGAGTTAGTCTTTCCTCGCAATGAGTCAGGATATGATGGACATATCTCTTGGATCAAAAAATCCAACAG ATTCAATGCTACAGTTGATTTTGACCAACTAATGAATTCGAATCTGGAGGATTTTTATGATACCTTGGCTCCAAGCGAGCTTAATAAGGCAGAAAAGAAATTTGATCCATTGAAAGTCAGTGACAATGGGAGTTATATCTGTTTTACTTTAAAGTacaaaaaatatgttaatataGATGTAATGGTACGTAGTGACGAAAGAATGAAAATACCAATGATGTTCAAAGAACCTAAGTTCTGTACTGATACTATGTTTAAATGTGTGTCTAATGGCCTTTGTGTAATACCCCACTATGTGTGTGATGGAAGAGCTGATTGTAAGGATGGATCTGATGAGAGCTTTGAAAATTGTAAAGGAGACCCTTGTAAAG ATAAGCTGAAATGTGATGATGGAAGATGTATACCAACTGCTTGGTGTTGTGACAGAAATGTAGATGCTAATTGTACAGTTACAAATAGACCTCAGTGTTGTCAGGTACCGTCAGAAT cGTATGGAGAACTAGAATATGGGCTTCCAAATTTAACTGCAATACAACAAAGCAATGCAAATGCAAAATATCTGTTTATTTCAGTTT GCATTCTGAGTATACTCTTTTCACTGGTTCTCTTGCTTTTGATCCTATCTAAAGTGATGATATTCGCCAAAAAAACAGCTTTACAACAGAGACATTGTCCTCCGAATGTGGCATACTACCATCAAGGTTCTGCGAGAACAGGCAGGGACCAGAGCATAGCTATGTGCCACATTCCGTATAACTTTTACTCCTTCCGAGACAACCTCAGAGATGCATCAAGGAATTTACCATCAGATGAGGCAGACATGGGAAACCCCCTCCTGGAAATCCCTGGAAGAAATATGGATGATAGACCTCCAGCTTATGGAGAGCTTGAGcaaaataatcaatattctgAACCACCTCCTCCATATACCAGTCAAGAAGTGTTGAATCAAGAGAGGAATTGA